A portion of the Arcobacter arenosus genome contains these proteins:
- a CDS encoding type IV secretion system DNA-binding domain-containing protein has protein sequence MMGSYSNFFSQTEGNKWTSSKIVKERLKYGDLYINNFKFDDDVINKFYFFSLRKKFENFKCKINTKDLTKSTIVFGQMGSGKSEFLYSLLKQNTMNRYLIFDSKGDFTQKFYSSKRDIILNPYDSRSSIWNPFEEAELNPYIVEIFFTNLLNSIAGDKKDFFSASTKERYMDIFYEVLYKKSELNAKQKLSIYVKELKRYFSEVSKSNSKSENDVISTMKLLFEFIEYMDFKVQNGCKTFTISNFIITNNSKLFLLARDDLKSKLNPFFTAFIAIFASILLSRPDNKANLTGLFLDEYLTFAKNLDEETLEGLHTRIRSKGGCLITAIQYFPKAKYEELTQKILNSSNYLFLFQGIDTYTLDIINKTVGKVRYKKDSLKKNNKSFYNNESFNTEETNLLNTTMFHSLAEKFEHITYIPSKKLLYKGYTNEIKSVKRNLAFVFDKKSLSRFYREYKDKN, from the coding sequence ATGATGGGTTCATATTCAAATTTTTTCTCACAAACTGAAGGAAATAAATGGACATCTTCAAAAATTGTAAAAGAACGATTGAAGTATGGGGATTTATATATAAACAATTTTAAGTTTGATGATGATGTTATTAATAAATTTTATTTTTTTTCTTTGAGGAAAAAATTTGAAAATTTTAAATGTAAAATTAATACAAAAGATTTAACAAAATCAACTATAGTTTTTGGACAAATGGGAAGTGGTAAATCAGAATTCTTATATTCTTTATTAAAACAAAATACTATGAATAGGTATCTTATCTTTGATTCTAAAGGTGATTTTACACAAAAATTTTATTCAAGTAAAAGAGATATAATCTTAAATCCTTATGATTCCAGATCTTCTATTTGGAATCCTTTTGAGGAAGCTGAATTAAATCCTTATATTGTAGAAATCTTCTTCACAAACTTATTAAATTCAATTGCTGGAGATAAAAAAGATTTTTTTTCTGCTTCCACAAAAGAAAGGTATATGGATATTTTTTATGAAGTATTATATAAAAAATCAGAATTGAATGCAAAACAAAAACTTAGTATTTATGTTAAAGAATTAAAAAGATATTTTTCCGAAGTTTCAAAAAGTAATTCTAAATCAGAAAATGATGTTATATCAACTATGAAACTTTTATTTGAATTTATTGAATACATGGATTTTAAAGTTCAAAATGGATGTAAAACATTTACGATTAGTAATTTTATTATAACAAATAATAGTAAATTGTTTTTGTTAGCTAGGGATGATTTAAAAAGTAAATTAAATCCTTTTTTTACAGCTTTTATAGCAATTTTTGCATCCATACTTTTATCAAGACCTGATAATAAAGCAAATTTAACAGGTTTATTTTTAGATGAATATTTAACTTTTGCAAAAAATTTAGATGAAGAAACATTAGAAGGTTTACATACAAGAATAAGAAGTAAAGGAGGATGTTTAATTACTGCTATTCAATATTTTCCTAAGGCTAAATATGAAGAATTAACACAAAAAATATTAAATTCAAGTAATTATTTGTTCCTCTTTCAAGGAATAGATACATATACTTTAGACATAATTAATAAAACTGTTGGAAAAGTTAGATATAAGAAAGATAGTTTAAAAAAGAATAATAAATCTTTTTATAATAATGAAAGTTTTAATACAGAGGAAACAAATTTACTAAATACAACTATGTTTCATAGTTTAGCTGAAAAATTTGAGCATATTACATATATACCATCTAAAAAATTACTTTACAAAGGCTATACTAATGAAATAAAATCAGTTAAGAGAAATTTAGCATTTGTATTTGATAAAAAAAGTTTATCTAGATTTTATAGAGAGTATAAAGATAAAAATTGA
- the mobF gene encoding MobF family relaxase encodes MMLSISNMSPEAVANYHDEDKNYYHEDELQGKWQGQGVDNLNLREFNYNDFKRLCNGIHPFEDKVLVDSSKRAGTDLTFSAPKSISILIEISTKEIEKEIRLAHDIAVKNTLSYIEKDYAQTRQQLFGIREVLNTKNLLIAKFQHDISRELDPQLHTHAFILNLTQKGNSEWRALHNDLLFKNKQFFGQIYRNELSLNIRKMGYGIEITDVKNGFFEVSGISKKLINEFSKRTEQVNNSYEELKRKFPNFNEWKLREMAKLDSRKSKNKKMNRVEIKKNNLYRAESIENVDNVLDSVKFKNFKNKKLTLKQYFDIAKEILTNKESVFTKELLLREVMKLSIGEYRLDDYLEEFTKDKELIKLDKNVYSTLEIVNIEKEILKKIELYKNSFNSISSENQLSSFIERNFSKMTKGQKTSFINILNNNDLICTIQGDAGSGKTYMLRAVEKFINDKSSIQGLSFTAKASYELEKESNITSSTLNTFFNQKEFKNNQIYIVDEASMLGSKQIKALIDKAIETNSRIVLVGDIKQFQPITAGAIFEQLQKEGLIKTSYMNETIRANTIIMKSLYSDVKSKNIESAFKTLESNSLIIESNNLDEIKNEYLKDLNHSLLIVSKNTDRIILNNLIRNSLIQNKSKSRLIYTRESTNLNELEKHFYRYYKENQTVIINKGIKGLKAGTQGIIKSIDSNSNSILIYANEKNIIIDLKKDGQKISTYENLKKEFAINEKIIFTKNNKEINIKNGQTAKIIGFNKNIVYVEKDNNIISIDTNEYNYFDYSYAITDYKSQGQTSEKVIILTDADRANTNSLYVQITRAKKEVKIFTNSIDRLKINAVKSQAKSTTIEYFRTKVIEEKNQNEGLHYEQVTRKSIISILGEYGEKLRVKFGTISNDIKNFIRGKKYLSEEFKVDIRKNRYRINELRKEKELNVVRNLIDNLNKDKSLEIGQGY; translated from the coding sequence ATGATGTTAAGTATATCTAATATGTCACCCGAAGCTGTTGCTAATTATCATGATGAAGATAAAAACTATTATCATGAAGATGAACTTCAAGGAAAATGGCAAGGTCAAGGAGTGGATAATTTAAACCTTCGAGAATTTAACTATAATGATTTCAAAAGACTTTGCAATGGGATTCATCCTTTTGAAGATAAGGTATTAGTAGATTCTTCAAAAAGAGCAGGAACTGACTTAACTTTTTCTGCTCCAAAATCAATTTCAATTTTGATTGAAATTTCAACTAAAGAAATAGAAAAGGAGATAAGACTAGCTCATGATATTGCAGTTAAAAATACTTTATCTTATATAGAAAAAGATTATGCACAAACAAGACAACAGCTTTTTGGTATTAGAGAAGTATTAAATACTAAAAATTTACTGATTGCAAAATTTCAACACGACATTAGTAGAGAACTTGACCCACAGCTTCACACTCATGCATTTATTTTGAATTTAACACAAAAAGGAAATAGTGAATGGAGAGCATTACATAATGACTTATTATTTAAAAACAAACAATTTTTTGGACAAATTTATAGAAATGAATTATCACTAAATATTAGAAAAATGGGGTATGGAATTGAAATAACTGATGTCAAAAATGGTTTCTTTGAAGTTAGTGGGATAAGTAAAAAATTGATTAATGAATTTAGCAAAAGAACAGAACAAGTAAATAATAGTTATGAAGAATTAAAAAGAAAGTTTCCAAATTTTAATGAATGGAAATTAAGAGAAATGGCAAAACTTGATTCTAGAAAATCAAAAAATAAAAAGATGAATAGGGTAGAAATTAAAAAAAATAATTTATACAGAGCAGAATCTATAGAAAATGTTGATAATGTATTAGATAGTGTTAAATTTAAAAATTTTAAAAATAAGAAATTAACATTAAAACAATATTTTGATATTGCAAAAGAAATATTAACTAACAAAGAATCAGTTTTTACTAAAGAATTGCTATTGAGAGAAGTGATGAAATTATCGATAGGAGAATATAGGCTAGATGATTATTTAGAAGAATTTACTAAAGATAAAGAACTTATTAAATTAGATAAAAATGTTTATTCAACTTTAGAAATAGTTAATATTGAAAAAGAAATTCTAAAAAAAATAGAATTATATAAAAATAGTTTTAACTCTATTTCTTCAGAAAATCAATTAAGTTCTTTTATTGAAAGAAATTTTTCAAAAATGACAAAAGGACAAAAAACTTCTTTTATAAATATTTTAAATAATAACGACTTAATATGTACAATTCAAGGTGATGCCGGTTCCGGGAAAACTTACATGCTTAGAGCAGTAGAAAAATTTATTAATGATAAATCATCTATTCAAGGATTATCTTTTACAGCAAAAGCTTCCTATGAGCTTGAAAAAGAGTCAAATATAACATCATCAACTCTTAATACTTTTTTTAATCAGAAAGAATTTAAAAATAATCAAATTTACATAGTTGATGAAGCATCAATGTTGGGTTCTAAACAAATAAAAGCTTTGATTGATAAGGCTATAGAAACAAACTCAAGAATTGTTTTAGTTGGTGATATTAAACAATTTCAACCAATTACTGCAGGTGCAATTTTTGAACAATTACAAAAAGAAGGTTTAATAAAAACTAGTTATATGAACGAAACAATTAGAGCAAATACTATTATCATGAAATCTTTGTATTCTGATGTTAAGTCAAAAAATATTGAATCTGCTTTTAAAACATTAGAATCTAATTCTCTTATTATTGAATCAAATAATTTAGATGAAATAAAAAATGAGTATTTAAAAGATTTAAATCATTCACTTCTAATTGTTTCAAAAAATACAGATAGAATTATCTTAAATAATCTAATAAGAAACTCTTTAATTCAAAATAAGTCAAAAAGTAGATTAATCTATACTAGAGAATCAACTAATTTAAATGAATTAGAAAAACATTTTTATAGATACTATAAAGAAAATCAAACTGTGATTATTAACAAGGGGATAAAAGGACTTAAGGCAGGAACTCAAGGAATAATTAAATCCATAGATTCTAATTCGAATAGTATTCTAATTTATGCAAATGAAAAAAATATAATTATTGATTTAAAGAAAGATGGTCAAAAGATATCAACATATGAGAATTTAAAAAAAGAATTTGCTATTAATGAAAAAATCATATTTACTAAAAATAACAAAGAAATAAATATTAAAAATGGTCAAACTGCTAAAATTATAGGATTCAACAAAAATATTGTGTATGTGGAAAAAGACAATAATATAATTTCAATAGACACTAATGAATATAACTATTTTGATTATTCATATGCAATTACGGATTATAAATCACAAGGACAAACTTCAGAAAAAGTAATAATATTGACTGATGCAGACAGAGCTAATACAAATTCTTTGTATGTGCAGATTACAAGAGCAAAAAAAGAAGTAAAAATTTTTACAAATTCTATAGACCGATTAAAAATAAATGCAGTTAAATCTCAAGCAAAAAGTACAACAATAGAATATTTTAGAACAAAAGTTATAGAAGAAAAAAATCAAAATGAAGGATTACATTATGAACAAGTTACAAGAAAATCAATTATTAGTATATTGGGAGAATATGGAGAAAAGCTTAGAGTTAAATTTGGAACTATCTCAAATGATATTAAAAATTTTATTAGAGGAAAAAAATATCTCTCAGAAGAGTTTAAAGTTGATATTAGAAAAAACAGATACAGAATTAATGAACTTAGAAAAGAAAAAGAACTTAATGTAGTTAGAAACCTTATTGATAATTTAAATAAAGATAAATCATTAGAAATTGGGCAGGGATATTAA
- a CDS encoding endonuclease — protein sequence MKLFLLLFTIPFLLNAASFSKSKKDLLKKVYYDNQITFYCSNPYEIKDDNGKQKALIIKDEKYYSPRKPFYKSGKVNTRAERIEWEHVMPAHNFGRHLQCWRDGGRKACKSDKTFNEMEADMHNLVPAIGEINGDRSNYRYGANNPIKEQYGNCEFQVDFKGKRAYVKEDIRGDIARIYFYMSDKYKVNLSKQERKMMEVWNKLDPISDWERIKNKRVEKL from the coding sequence ATGAAACTATTTCTACTACTATTTACCATTCCATTTCTTTTAAATGCAGCTTCTTTTTCTAAATCTAAAAAAGACTTACTAAAAAAAGTTTACTATGATAATCAAATCACATTCTATTGTTCTAATCCATATGAAATAAAAGATGATAATGGTAAACAAAAAGCTTTAATTATTAAAGATGAAAAGTATTACAGTCCAAGAAAACCATTTTATAAATCAGGTAAAGTAAATACAAGAGCTGAGAGAATTGAATGGGAACATGTAATGCCTGCACACAACTTTGGAAGACATCTACAATGCTGGAGAGATGGTGGAAGAAAAGCTTGTAAGAGTGATAAAACCTTTAATGAAATGGAAGCAGATATGCATAACTTAGTTCCTGCAATTGGAGAAATAAATGGAGATAGAAGTAATTATAGATATGGTGCTAATAATCCTATAAAAGAACAATATGGTAATTGTGAATTCCAAGTAGACTTCAAAGGTAAAAGAGCTTATGTAAAAGAAGATATAAGAGGTGATATCGCAAGAATCTATTTTTATATGAGTGATAAGTATAAAGTTAATCTATCTAAACAAGAAAGAAAGATGATGGAAGTTTGGAATAAACTTGACCCAATTAGTGATTGGGAGAGAATCAAGAATAAAAGAGTAGAAAAACTATAA
- a CDS encoding DNA-binding protein, producing the protein MKKILLLLTFSISLFASSISSSEASNYIGLEKTVCGKVVGTYYAKSSNGAPTFLNFDLPYPNQLFTAVIFERSRNSFSGNPESMFKYKNICVTGYIDEYKGVPQIIVENSSQIK; encoded by the coding sequence ATGAAAAAGATTTTACTGTTACTAACTTTTAGCATATCCCTATTTGCTTCTTCAATATCTTCAAGTGAAGCAAGTAATTACATAGGACTAGAAAAAACTGTTTGTGGAAAAGTTGTAGGAACTTATTACGCTAAATCATCAAATGGAGCACCCACCTTTTTAAACTTTGATTTGCCATATCCAAATCAATTGTTTACAGCTGTTATCTTTGAAAGAAGTAGAAATAGTTTTAGTGGGAATCCAGAAAGTATGTTTAAATATAAAAACATTTGTGTTACTGGTTATATTGATGAGTATAAAGGTGTACCTCAAATTATAGTAGAGAATAGTTCACAGATTAAATAA
- a CDS encoding helix-turn-helix domain-containing protein — protein sequence MLHIDYQLTKKDSTKIKKKLEQEKLTLEQYIQKLIDSDINSTINLGKGFYYDSYLNRFFDSKKNEITFTKLEKKLVLTLLQDTTKIFTIDEIREKVWKKDNATVYTIRNIINKIRTKTFYELFENYSNKGYSLNIPKGNK from the coding sequence ATGTTACATATTGACTACCAACTAACTAAAAAAGATTCTACTAAAATAAAAAAGAAATTAGAACAAGAAAAACTTACACTTGAACAATACATTCAAAAGTTAATTGATTCAGATATAAATTCAACAATTAATTTAGGTAAAGGCTTTTACTATGATAGTTATCTAAATAGATTCTTTGATTCAAAAAAAAATGAAATTACATTTACAAAGTTAGAGAAAAAACTTGTATTAACACTACTTCAAGATACTACTAAAATATTTACAATTGATGAGATAAGAGAAAAAGTATGGAAGAAAGACAATGCAACAGTTTATACTATTAGAAATATAATTAATAAAATAAGAACAAAAACCTTTTATGAACTATTTGAAAACTATTCAAATAAAGGTTATTCTTTAAATATACCAAAAGGAAATAAATGA
- a CDS encoding GP88 family protein, producing the protein MYSLSDFSITKDSFSSKEEIHIKTRIGIKKQKINLSELLSNLLDIKQYSKSYVKTFKKKVCELKEDEILNLKFNLIQEKHTEQKIKKTKNDIEKNISRFHYKNNDQFRIGMLSLAPKLSSKVDICIMSGTCENFCLGYNISKEKEKITFKNDNGIFFKLLKTITFLYKTDIFLENLCLDILKFIRLKNPVIRLNGYSDILWENINISITHNLKEEISKFNKTHLYEKNIVNKYYLEKIIDLETPINKELIIGKEYKIFEIFSGIIFYDYTKYNSTQRKSASKFSNYYLTYSYDIHIAKNKEHLGVNTLCLITKKDFKDKLLLNKKYLDYSLIDGDLSDFRLIDELNCKSKKLILLEAVSPSNNISKREEIESSPFVLKDIGDLKNILEVNDDIIQ; encoded by the coding sequence ATGTATTCACTAAGTGACTTTAGTATAACAAAAGACTCTTTTTCATCTAAGGAAGAAATTCATATTAAAACAAGAATTGGTATAAAAAAACAAAAAATCAATTTATCTGAACTTTTATCAAACTTATTAGATATAAAACAATATTCTAAATCATATGTTAAAACATTTAAAAAAAAGGTATGTGAATTAAAAGAAGATGAAATTTTAAATTTGAAGTTCAATTTAATACAAGAAAAACATACTGAACAAAAAATTAAAAAAACCAAAAATGATATTGAAAAAAATATTTCTCGCTTTCATTATAAAAATAATGACCAATTCAGAATTGGAATGTTATCACTTGCACCTAAATTATCTTCTAAAGTTGATATTTGTATAATGTCTGGAACATGTGAAAATTTTTGTTTAGGTTATAACATATCAAAAGAAAAAGAAAAAATAACTTTCAAGAATGATAATGGAATATTTTTTAAATTACTTAAAACAATAACTTTTTTGTATAAAACTGATATTTTTTTAGAAAATTTATGTTTAGATATTTTAAAATTTATTAGGTTAAAAAATCCAGTAATAAGATTAAATGGTTATTCTGATATATTGTGGGAAAATATTAATATTTCAATTACACATAATTTGAAAGAAGAGATTTCAAAATTTAACAAAACTCATTTATATGAGAAGAATATTGTTAATAAGTATTATTTAGAAAAGATTATTGATTTAGAAACTCCTATAAATAAAGAACTTATTATTGGAAAAGAGTATAAAATTTTTGAAATATTTTCAGGTATAATTTTCTATGACTACACAAAATATAATTCTACACAAAGAAAAAGTGCATCAAAATTTAGTAATTATTATTTAACTTATTCTTATGATATCCATATTGCAAAAAATAAAGAACATTTAGGAGTAAATACTTTATGTCTAATAACTAAGAAAGACTTCAAAGATAAATTATTATTGAATAAGAAATATTTAGATTATAGTTTAATTGATGGCGACTTATCTGACTTTAGATTAATTGATGAACTAAATTGTAAATCAAAAAAATTAATATTACTTGAAGCTGTAAGTCCTAGTAATAATATTTCGAAGAGAGAAGAAATAGAGTCATCTCCTTTTGTATTAAAAGATATTGGAGATTTAAAAAATATTTTAGAAGTTAATGATGATATTATACAATAA
- a CDS encoding DNA polymerase Y family protein has translation MKIHLDLDCYFVSAERTRYPFLKGKNVVVVKSSDNKIFSNKNKDGVLLNDSGAFNSVLEFRNNYDANNILGAWRKEFISDEGYIHGIVIAKSYEAKKYGIKTGTPLKEALVLCPNLLILPSDHLYYQTLSQKLKEYLEYHIPVLEQYSIDEFFGDLNGWIKDEDTLDFITKLRDDILRIFDLPITIGASKSKWIAKFLTDTVKPFGVTAVPQEKVFDTTDHIDVNDFPGIGRALSKRCDYFKIKTLGELRAKPRFFEPYGKTGRDLYKRICGIDNEKVIAYSDRRGIGISRNFVAILDRNEVFRRVMVLARYLSYTITKLKLNPTTFYFKIRYEYGGKASQSITYNRLFNERFLIDLAQEMIKKLDFHINHKIHFIAISASNFISRANQKTLSLVDLERDSKFKSLNEKLEKVRDKYGVDVVRYGREFEV, from the coding sequence ATGAAGATACATTTAGATTTAGACTGTTACTTTGTAAGTGCAGAAAGAACAAGGTATCCTTTTTTAAAAGGGAAAAATGTAGTAGTTGTTAAAAGCTCTGATAATAAGATATTTTCAAATAAAAACAAAGATGGTGTTTTATTAAATGATAGTGGTGCTTTTAATTCAGTATTAGAGTTTAGAAACAATTATGATGCAAATAATATATTAGGTGCTTGGAGAAAAGAGTTTATAAGTGATGAAGGTTATATACATGGAATTGTAATAGCAAAATCATATGAAGCAAAGAAATATGGAATAAAAACAGGAACACCATTAAAAGAAGCCTTAGTCTTATGTCCTAATTTATTAATACTTCCTTCAGATCATTTATATTATCAAACCCTTTCTCAAAAGCTAAAGGAGTATTTAGAATATCATATACCTGTATTAGAACAATATTCAATAGATGAGTTCTTTGGAGATTTAAATGGTTGGATAAAAGATGAAGATACATTAGATTTTATTACAAAATTAAGAGATGATATATTAAGAATATTTGATCTTCCTATTACTATTGGAGCATCTAAATCAAAATGGATAGCAAAATTTCTAACTGATACAGTAAAACCATTTGGAGTAACTGCAGTTCCCCAAGAAAAAGTATTTGATACAACAGATCATATTGATGTAAATGATTTCCCTGGTATTGGACGTGCTTTATCTAAAAGATGTGATTACTTTAAAATTAAAACATTAGGTGAATTAAGAGCAAAACCAAGATTCTTTGAACCATATGGTAAGACTGGACGTGATTTATATAAAAGGATTTGTGGAATTGATAATGAAAAGGTAATTGCTTATTCTGATAGAAGAGGAATTGGTATAAGTAGAAACTTTGTAGCAATTTTAGATAGGAATGAAGTATTTAGAAGAGTAATGGTTTTAGCAAGGTATTTATCATATACAATTACAAAGTTAAAATTAAACCCAACAACTTTTTATTTTAAAATTAGATATGAGTATGGAGGAAAAGCATCTCAATCAATTACTTACAATAGATTGTTTAATGAAAGATTTTTAATAGATTTAGCACAAGAGATGATAAAGAAGTTAGATTTTCATATAAATCATAAGATTCATTTTATAGCCATATCTGCTTCAAATTTTATTAGTCGAGCAAATCAAAAGACATTATCTTTAGTTGATTTAGAAAGGGATAGTAAGTTTAAATCTTTAAATGAAAAGCTTGAAAAAGTGAGAGATAAATATGGTGTTGATGTTGTTAGGTATGGGAGAGAATTTGAGGTTTAA
- a CDS encoding nucleotide pyrophosphohydrolase encodes MNIEKLKSILKKFSEERDWEQFHSPKNLSMALSVEASELVEIFQWLTEEQSYNLNESKKQHAKEEVADIAIYLLRICMKLNINLDEAIIEKMKKNEEKYPVAKVKGSAKKYTEL; translated from the coding sequence TTGAATATTGAAAAATTAAAATCTATATTAAAGAAATTCTCAGAAGAAAGAGACTGGGAACAGTTCCATTCTCCTAAAAATCTATCTATGGCATTAAGTGTAGAAGCTTCAGAGTTAGTTGAAATATTTCAGTGGCTTACAGAAGAGCAATCTTACAATCTAAATGAATCAAAAAAACAACATGCAAAAGAAGAAGTTGCTGATATAGCTATATATTTACTTAGAATATGTATGAAACTAAACATTAATTTAGATGAAGCAATTATTGAAAAAATGAAAAAAAATGAAGAAAAGTATCCTGTAGCAAAAGTTAAAGGTTCTGCAAAAAAGTATACTGAACTATGA
- a CDS encoding DUF2075 domain-containing protein, whose protein sequence is MIVYKKTKKQFLEDVLVNDIEIEDIIANAVEVSLGRKTAKNEYISWKNSLNEMAKVLYSDKIPNDSNVSIEYNIPRTGNRIDIIISGQDKNNVDKVVIIELKQWSEAELTSKDGIIKTFLNKGLRETTHPSYQAWSYVKLLEGFNKVVEVENIKLIPCAYLHNYTNDNVLKNEFYGNYLSKAPVFIKGERSSLIDFISSHISNGDKNDVMSRIDNSKIRPSKTLADSISSMIKGNDEFTMIDNQKIVYETALQLARKSDKRNKNVLIVHGGPGTGKSVIAINLLAELTKKGFNSRYVSKNAAPRTVYESKLTGTLKKTEISNLFTGSGSFVDCVENSYDCLIIDEAHRMNEKSGLYGNLGENQIKESIYSSKSVIFFLDEDQTVTFNDIGEESEIRKWAEYYNANVEVMELTSQFRCNGSDGYLAWLDNVLQIRETANTTLDLNEYDFKIFDNPNDLRDAIYKKNKINNKARLVAGYCWNWDSKKDKNQMDIHIPEYGFEMQWNLNTDGSLWIIKPESVEQIGCIHTCQGLEVDYIGVIIGDDLTYEDGKIVTNPINRARTDQSLKGYKTRLKEAIKSNDIQRVIEIETKVNKIIKNTYRTLMSRGMKGCYIYCEDKKLIVQLKKVLQCIH, encoded by the coding sequence ATGATAGTTTATAAAAAAACAAAAAAACAATTTTTAGAAGATGTATTAGTTAATGATATTGAAATTGAAGATATTATTGCTAATGCAGTTGAAGTTAGCTTAGGTAGAAAAACAGCGAAGAATGAGTATATATCTTGGAAAAACTCATTAAATGAAATGGCCAAAGTTTTATATAGTGATAAAATCCCTAATGACTCAAATGTTTCAATAGAATACAATATCCCAAGAACTGGGAATAGAATTGATATCATAATTTCTGGTCAAGATAAAAACAATGTTGATAAAGTTGTAATCATTGAGTTAAAACAATGGAGTGAAGCTGAACTTACTTCAAAAGATGGAATTATAAAAACTTTTTTAAATAAAGGTCTTAGAGAAACTACTCATCCTTCTTATCAGGCATGGTCTTATGTAAAACTACTTGAAGGTTTTAATAAAGTTGTTGAAGTTGAAAACATTAAATTAATTCCATGTGCTTATTTACATAACTACACTAATGATAATGTATTAAAAAATGAATTCTATGGAAACTATCTATCAAAAGCACCAGTATTTATTAAAGGTGAAAGAAGTTCTTTAATTGATTTTATATCATCACATATTTCTAATGGCGATAAAAATGATGTAATGAGTAGAATTGATAATAGTAAAATAAGACCTTCTAAAACTTTAGCTGATTCAATAAGTTCTATGATTAAAGGTAATGATGAATTTACAATGATAGATAACCAAAAAATTGTTTATGAAACTGCATTACAATTAGCTAGAAAATCTGATAAAAGAAATAAAAATGTACTTATCGTTCATGGTGGGCCAGGTACTGGAAAGTCAGTTATTGCAATTAATTTATTAGCCGAACTTACAAAAAAAGGTTTTAACTCTAGATATGTAAGTAAAAATGCTGCTCCTAGAACTGTATATGAATCAAAACTAACTGGTACGTTAAAGAAAACAGAAATATCTAATTTATTTACTGGTTCAGGTTCATTTGTTGACTGTGTTGAAAATTCATATGATTGTCTTATTATTGATGAAGCACATAGAATGAATGAAAAGTCTGGACTATATGGAAATTTAGGAGAGAATCAAATAAAAGAGTCTATTTACTCTTCTAAATCAGTAATATTCTTTTTAGATGAGGATCAAACTGTTACATTTAATGATATCGGTGAAGAATCTGAAATAAGAAAATGGGCAGAGTATTACAATGCAAATGTAGAAGTTATGGAATTAACTTCACAGTTTAGATGTAATGGTTCTGATGGATATTTAGCTTGGCTTGATAATGTTCTACAGATTAGAGAAACTGCAAATACCACGTTAGATTTAAATGAATATGATTTTAAAATATTTGATAATCCAAATGATTTAAGAGATGCAATATATAAAAAGAACAAAATCAATAATAAAGCAAGACTAGTTGCTGGTTATTGTTGGAACTGGGACAGTAAAAAAGATAAAAATCAAATGGACATTCATATTCCTGAATATGGATTTGAAATGCAATGGAATTTAAATACAGATGGAAGCCTTTGGATTATTAAACCTGAATCAGTTGAACAAATTGGATGTATTCATACTTGTCAAGGATTAGAAGTAGATTATATAGGAGTAATTATTGGTGATGATTTAACTTATGAAGATGGAAAAATAGTTACTAATCCAATAAACAGAGCAAGAACTGACCAATCTTTAAAAGGTTATAAGACTAGACTAAAAGAAGCTATAAAATCAAACGATATTCAAAGAGTAATTGAGATAGAAACTAAGGTCAATAAGATCATTAAAAATACATATAGAACGTTAATGTCTAGGGGAATGAAAGGTTGTTATATATATTGTGAAGACAAAAAACTAATTGTACAACTAAAAAAGGTTTTACAATGTATTCACTAA